One Rissa tridactyla isolate bRisTri1 chromosome 4, bRisTri1.patW.cur.20221130, whole genome shotgun sequence DNA window includes the following coding sequences:
- the EXD1 gene encoding piRNA biogenesis protein EXD1 isoform X2, translating to MAAASKAEAAGRFLSASACKFFPRPVIGRGHWWSFPSPRAVPQVLCCRSPVSAGCGMSLSSERFGAVLGSTVKVTLKCGVFQGVLQHVNPDRSLLLRRVKNLETGRSTPGVKMFFDREIINEKKEEENVEYTVINCFQKFGPAVLYLKQQCVISVAGEGVNLCRYGKLSWLEIATKSRIFLFDIFFLGPQAFKNGLQMVLEDKNILKVMHDCRWISDCLFHQYGVLLFNVFDTQVADALQFSMATGGFLPHRVCTLQECLMQHLKIPSKWDAIMKYRQQMASENPDIWFLRPFPASLLKAFALKAMYLLLLHSSLMDNLMSDLKAVVHDYLNAYRTGSGDHLGSTKPTCMELPEELRQLTNIQKLRREKAIKDYRMNEDGLLIRPAMELKERNDPQKDGNYRDDRDCFPTDKAVFQITSFYNEDVHGQENQNQGP from the exons ATGGCGGCGGCGAGTAAAGCTGAGGCAGCGGGGCGGTTCCTGTCGGCCTCTGCCTGTAAATTCTTCCCCCGCCCCGTGATTGGGCGTGGGCACTGGtggtccttcccctcccctcgcGCTGTGCCGCAGGTGTTGTGCTGCCGGAGCCCTGTCTCCGCTGGCTGCGGCATGTCCCTCAGCAGCGAACGCTTTGGTGCCGTTCTGGGGAGCACCGTTAAAGTCACCTTAAAATGCGGCGTCTTCCAAGGGGTGCTGCAGCATGTGAATCCTGACCGGAGCCTCCTCCTGCGGAGAG tgaagaacttGGAAACTGGCAGAAGCACTCCAGGAGTAAAGATGTTTTTTGACCGTGAAATAATCAATG agaagaaggaggaagagaacgTGGAGTACACAGTTATTAATTGTTTCCAGAAGTTTGGCCCAGCA GTGCTGTACCTGAAGCAGCAGTGTGTTATAAGTGTAGCAGGAGAAGGTGTTAATTTGTGTCGTTATGGAAAACTGTCATGGCTTGAG ATAGCAACAAAGAGCCGTATTTTTCtatttgatattttctttctggGACCTCAGGCTTTCAAAAATGGATTACAAATGGTGCTGGAAGATAAAAACATCTTGAAG GTCATGCATGACTGCCGCTGGATCTCAGACTGCCTCTTTCACCAGTACGGTGTCCTTCTCTTCAATGTCTTTGATACACAG GTTGCTGATGCTCTGCAGTTCTCAATGGCAACAGGTGGCTTCCTTCCGCACCGTGTCTGCACGTTACAGGAGTGTTTGATGCAGCATTTGAAGATACCTTCCAAATGGGATGCCATCATGAAGTACAGGCAGCAGATGGCTTCA GAGAATCCTGACATATGGTTCTTGAGACCGTTTCCAGCTTCTCTGCTTAAAGCATTTGCTCTGAAGGCTATGTACCTTCTGCTGCTCCACTCATCTCTAATGGATAACTTGATGTCTGACCTAAAAGCTGTCGTACATGATTATTTAAATGCTTATAGGACTGGGTCTGGAGATCACCTTGGGAGCACAAAG cCCACTTGCATggagctgccggaggagctgcgtCAGCTGACAAACATACAGAAGCTGCGAAGGGAGAAAGCAATAAAAGACTATAGAATGAATGAGGATGGGCTTTTGATCAGACCAGCCATGGAATTAAAAGAGAGAAACGATCCACAGAAGGATGGAAACTACAGAGATGACAGGGATTGCTTTCCCACAGATAAAGCAGTGTTTCAAATTACATCCTTCTACAATGAGGACGTACATGGTCAAGAAAATCAAAATCAAGGACCTTAA
- the CHP1 gene encoding calcineurin B homologous protein 1 yields the protein MGSRASTLLRDEEIEEIKKETGFSHSQITRLYSRFTSLDKGENGTLSREDFQRIPELAINPLGDRIINAFFPEGEDQVNFRGFMRTLAHFRPIEDNEKSKDQNGPEPLNSRSNKLHFAFRLYDLDKDDKISRDELLQVLRMMVGVNISDEQLGSIADRTIQEADQDGDSAISFAEFVKVLEKVDVEQKMSIRFLH from the exons ATGGGTTCTCGGGCGTCTACGCTGCTGCGGGACGAGGAGATCGAGGAGATCAAGAAGGAGACAGGCT tctcccacAGTCAAATCACCCGCTTGTACAGTCGCTTTACCAGCCTAGACAAAGGAGAAAATGGCACTCTTAG CCGTGAAGACTTCCAGCGGATTCCAGAGCTTGCCATCAATCCACTGGGAGACAGAATTATCAATGCCTTCTTTCCAGAAGG AGAGGACCAGGTGAATTTCCGTGGATTCATGAGGACACTAGCCCACTTCCGACCCATAGAAGATAATGAAAAGAGCAAAGACCAGAATGGACCTGAACCACTGAACAGCCGAAGTAACAAGCTCCACT TTGCTTTTCGGTTATACGATCTAGATAAAGATGACAAGATTTCCAGGGATGAGCTTCTTCAG GTATTACGGATGATGGTTGGTGTAAACATTTCAGATGAGCAGCTTGGCAGCATTGCTGACAGGACAATCCAGGAAGCTGATCAAGATGGGGATAGCGCCATCTCCTTTGCAGAGTTTGTAAAG GTTTTGGAGAAGGTGGATGTAGAGCAGAAAATGAGCATTCGATTTCTTCACTGA
- the EXD1 gene encoding piRNA biogenesis protein EXD1 isoform X1, with amino-acid sequence MAAASKAEAAGRFLSASACKFFPRPVIGRGHWWSFPSPRAVPQVLCCRSPVSAGCGMSLSSERFGAVLGSTVKVTLKCGVFQGVLQHVNPDRSLLLRRVKNLETGRSTPGVKMFFDREIINVELLDEPDSGKGTAMVPEGTSAVKGNKHADAGPAYCGPWSSPCDSLESQLRASNSLKYSLSEKKEEENVEYTVINCFQKFGPAVLYLKQQCVISVAGEGVNLCRYGKLSWLEIATKSRIFLFDIFFLGPQAFKNGLQMVLEDKNILKVMHDCRWISDCLFHQYGVLLFNVFDTQVADALQFSMATGGFLPHRVCTLQECLMQHLKIPSKWDAIMKYRQQMASENPDIWFLRPFPASLLKAFALKAMYLLLLHSSLMDNLMSDLKAVVHDYLNAYRTGSGDHLGSTKPTCMELPEELRQLTNIQKLRREKAIKDYRMNEDGLLIRPAMELKERNDPQKDGNYRDDRDCFPTDKAVFQITSFYNEDVHGQENQNQGP; translated from the exons ATGGCGGCGGCGAGTAAAGCTGAGGCAGCGGGGCGGTTCCTGTCGGCCTCTGCCTGTAAATTCTTCCCCCGCCCCGTGATTGGGCGTGGGCACTGGtggtccttcccctcccctcgcGCTGTGCCGCAGGTGTTGTGCTGCCGGAGCCCTGTCTCCGCTGGCTGCGGCATGTCCCTCAGCAGCGAACGCTTTGGTGCCGTTCTGGGGAGCACCGTTAAAGTCACCTTAAAATGCGGCGTCTTCCAAGGGGTGCTGCAGCATGTGAATCCTGACCGGAGCCTCCTCCTGCGGAGAG tgaagaacttGGAAACTGGCAGAAGCACTCCAGGAGTAAAGATGTTTTTTGACCGTGAAATAATCAATG TGGAATTGCTGGATGAACCAGATTCAGGGAAGGGAACAGCAATGGTCCCTGA GGGCACTTCAGCTGTGAAAGGGAACAAACACGCAGATGCGGGACCAGCATATTGTGGCCCATGGAGTTCTCCTTGCGATTCCCTAGAAAGCCAGCTCAGAGCCTCAAATAGCTTGAAATACTCCCTCTCAG agaagaaggaggaagagaacgTGGAGTACACAGTTATTAATTGTTTCCAGAAGTTTGGCCCAGCA GTGCTGTACCTGAAGCAGCAGTGTGTTATAAGTGTAGCAGGAGAAGGTGTTAATTTGTGTCGTTATGGAAAACTGTCATGGCTTGAG ATAGCAACAAAGAGCCGTATTTTTCtatttgatattttctttctggGACCTCAGGCTTTCAAAAATGGATTACAAATGGTGCTGGAAGATAAAAACATCTTGAAG GTCATGCATGACTGCCGCTGGATCTCAGACTGCCTCTTTCACCAGTACGGTGTCCTTCTCTTCAATGTCTTTGATACACAG GTTGCTGATGCTCTGCAGTTCTCAATGGCAACAGGTGGCTTCCTTCCGCACCGTGTCTGCACGTTACAGGAGTGTTTGATGCAGCATTTGAAGATACCTTCCAAATGGGATGCCATCATGAAGTACAGGCAGCAGATGGCTTCA GAGAATCCTGACATATGGTTCTTGAGACCGTTTCCAGCTTCTCTGCTTAAAGCATTTGCTCTGAAGGCTATGTACCTTCTGCTGCTCCACTCATCTCTAATGGATAACTTGATGTCTGACCTAAAAGCTGTCGTACATGATTATTTAAATGCTTATAGGACTGGGTCTGGAGATCACCTTGGGAGCACAAAG cCCACTTGCATggagctgccggaggagctgcgtCAGCTGACAAACATACAGAAGCTGCGAAGGGAGAAAGCAATAAAAGACTATAGAATGAATGAGGATGGGCTTTTGATCAGACCAGCCATGGAATTAAAAGAGAGAAACGATCCACAGAAGGATGGAAACTACAGAGATGACAGGGATTGCTTTCCCACAGATAAAGCAGTGTTTCAAATTACATCCTTCTACAATGAGGACGTACATGGTCAAGAAAATCAAAATCAAGGACCTTAA